A single Curtobacterium sp. MCSS17_015 DNA region contains:
- a CDS encoding Lsr2 family protein, with protein MAQKVTVQLVDDLDDSPIAAGDGRTVEFAFDGSSYEIDLSNDNVDKFRDAISDYIAAARKTAGRRTGTTGKSSSAPKRGNSEELGKIREWAKENGYEVSSRGRISTQVQEAYAAAH; from the coding sequence ATGGCGCAGAAGGTCACTGTCCAGCTCGTCGACGATCTCGACGATTCGCCGATCGCCGCTGGCGATGGCCGTACGGTCGAGTTCGCATTCGACGGTTCGTCCTACGAGATCGACCTGTCCAACGACAACGTCGACAAGTTCCGGGACGCGATCTCGGACTACATCGCCGCGGCGCGGAAGACAGCCGGTCGTCGCACCGGCACGACGGGCAAGAGCTCGTCGGCTCCGAAGCGTGGGAACTCCGAGGAACTCGGCAAGATCCGCGAGTGGGCGAAGGAAAACGGGTACGAGGTCTCTTCTCGTGGTCGTATTTCGACGCAGGTGCAGGAAGCGTACGCAGCCGCACACTGA
- a CDS encoding DUF2469 family protein, which yields MDDEEFDDYDREVELALYREYRDVVGQFRYVVETERRFYLANEVELVRRDTEHDFYFELTMNDVWVWDVYRSDRFVKSVRVLTFKDVNVEELTARELELPKELALDE from the coding sequence ATGGATGACGAAGAATTCGACGACTACGACCGCGAGGTCGAGCTGGCCCTGTACCGCGAGTACCGCGACGTCGTGGGGCAGTTCCGGTACGTGGTCGAGACCGAGCGGCGTTTCTACCTGGCGAACGAGGTCGAACTCGTGCGCCGGGACACCGAGCACGACTTCTACTTCGAATTGACGATGAACGACGTCTGGGTCTGGGACGTCTACCGTTCGGACCGGTTCGTGAAGTCCGTTCGTGTCCTCACGTTCAAGGACGTCAACGTCGAAGAACTCACCGCGCGTGAACTCGAACTCCCGAAGGAACTCGCGCTCGACGAGTAG
- a CDS encoding RNA-binding protein has product MLESALTHLVKGIVDHPDDVRVASSTSARGEVLEVRVHPEDLGRVIGRAGRTAKALRTLVTALADGKRVRVDVVDSDS; this is encoded by the coding sequence TTGCTCGAATCCGCGCTGACGCACCTCGTCAAGGGGATCGTCGATCACCCTGACGACGTGCGCGTCGCCAGCTCCACCTCCGCGCGGGGCGAGGTCCTCGAGGTGCGTGTGCACCCCGAGGACCTCGGCCGCGTGATCGGTCGCGCCGGACGCACCGCGAAGGCGCTCCGCACGCTCGTCACGGCCCTGGCCGACGGCAAGCGCGTGCGGGTCGACGTGGTGGACAGCGATTCCTAG
- the dprA gene encoding DNA-processing protein DprA: protein MTARAGSDGRGSLARLRAGVGRAGESDDDDELLARVAWSTVAEPGDRTAGELVGRLGAARSMRAASAALEDGPAVLGRMLLGAASPAEQDEVHLELAQTAADALVPALDRWRQRLVRLDVPAVLRAASAVGSTLLVPGDDDWPSGLDDLGPHAPLVLWRRATGRLEDRPGLAVVGARANTVLGAEAAAEITSSAADAGCLVVSGGAYGIDAVAHRVALAAGVPTVAVLAGGVDQLYPAANSAMLRAVAEHGALLAECPPGTRPSRWRFLARNRLIAALGTVSVIVEAGARSGALNTAHHAGQLGRPVFAVPGPYSSSASVGCHRLIADRRAEIVVHPKDPADAALRARSGNVFAEPVVPIAGARTDPDVLRVVDALSRRRAVTLDEVALRSGLSLADTTDALSLAELQGLAQRGPTGWTVG from the coding sequence GTGACCGCCCGCGCCGGGAGCGACGGCCGCGGATCGCTGGCGCGGTTGCGTGCCGGGGTGGGACGTGCCGGCGAGTCGGACGACGACGACGAGCTCCTCGCACGGGTGGCGTGGTCGACCGTCGCCGAGCCGGGGGACAGGACCGCGGGGGAGTTGGTCGGTCGTCTCGGGGCCGCCCGTTCCATGCGTGCAGCCTCCGCGGCACTCGAGGACGGTCCGGCGGTGCTCGGCAGGATGCTCCTGGGAGCGGCCTCGCCAGCGGAGCAGGACGAGGTCCACCTCGAACTCGCCCAGACGGCGGCGGACGCACTCGTGCCGGCACTCGACCGATGGCGGCAGCGATTGGTGCGCCTCGACGTACCCGCCGTCCTCAGAGCGGCATCGGCGGTGGGCAGCACGCTGCTCGTCCCGGGGGACGACGACTGGCCGAGCGGGCTCGACGACCTGGGGCCGCACGCACCCCTGGTGTTGTGGCGCCGGGCGACCGGGCGGCTCGAGGACCGCCCGGGCCTGGCGGTGGTGGGGGCGCGAGCGAACACGGTCCTCGGCGCCGAGGCGGCTGCGGAGATCACCTCGTCGGCTGCCGATGCGGGGTGCCTCGTGGTGTCCGGCGGGGCGTACGGCATCGACGCCGTCGCGCACCGGGTCGCCCTCGCGGCGGGGGTGCCGACCGTGGCGGTGCTCGCCGGCGGCGTGGACCAGCTCTACCCGGCGGCGAACAGCGCGATGCTCCGTGCCGTCGCCGAGCACGGAGCCCTCCTCGCCGAGTGTCCGCCGGGGACCAGACCGTCGCGCTGGCGGTTCCTGGCGCGCAACCGCCTGATCGCGGCACTGGGGACCGTCTCCGTCATCGTCGAGGCGGGTGCTCGGTCCGGTGCACTGAACACGGCGCACCACGCGGGGCAACTCGGGCGGCCGGTGTTCGCCGTGCCGGGGCCGTACTCGTCCTCGGCGTCCGTCGGGTGTCACCGTCTCATCGCCGATCGACGGGCCGAGATCGTCGTCCACCCGAAGGACCCGGCCGACGCGGCGCTCCGTGCCCGATCGGGCAACGTGTTCGCTGAGCCCGTGGTGCCGATCGCAGGAGCGCGGACGGACCCGGACGTGCTCCGCGTCGTCGATGCCCTGAGTCGGCGGCGTGCGGTGACCCTCGACGAGGTCGCCCTGCGGTCGGGGCTGTCCCTGGCGGACACCACCGACGCTCTCTCGCTGGCAGAGTTGCAGGGCCTGGCGCAACGGGGTCCGACCGGGTGGACGGTCGGGTGA
- the rplS gene encoding 50S ribosomal protein L19: MQLLDHVTAGALRTDHPDFRPGDTVKVHVNIVEGTRSRIQVFQGVVIGRQGHGIGETFTVRKVSFQVGVERMFPVHSPIIDHVEIVTRGDVRRAKLYYLRELRGKAARRKIKEKRDN, from the coding sequence ATGCAGCTCCTCGACCACGTGACCGCCGGTGCCCTGCGCACCGACCACCCTGACTTCCGCCCCGGCGACACCGTCAAGGTCCACGTCAACATCGTCGAAGGCACGCGCTCGCGTATCCAGGTCTTCCAGGGCGTCGTCATCGGCCGCCAGGGTCACGGCATCGGCGAGACCTTCACGGTCCGCAAGGTGAGCTTCCAGGTCGGCGTCGAGCGCATGTTCCCCGTGCACTCCCCGATCATCGACCACGTCGAGATCGTCACCCGCGGTGACGTCCGTCGCGCGAAGCTCTACTACCTCCGCGAACTCCGCGGCAAGGCGGCCCGCCGCAAGATCAAGGAGAAGCGCGACAACTGA
- the lepB gene encoding signal peptidase I: protein MTDTTEGEARRPRTAKKPRNGVLTFLRDLVIIFIAALLVSFLVKTFLIRSFYIPSASMQDTLQINDRVIVNELVPDTVGLKRGDVVVFKDPGGWLDGEQLSNVTPTSPIGEAADWLLTQVGLGTGDSDDHLIKRVIGLPGDTVACCNDLGQMSVNGVPITEPYLKLPAGDTRASSTDFSVTVPKGTIWVMGDNRNNSRDSRYNGDTPSKGFVPLSDVTGRAFVISWPMSRWTWLDDHPEVFAGVEERDE from the coding sequence ATGACGGACACGACAGAGGGAGAGGCCCGTCGGCCCCGCACCGCGAAGAAGCCGCGCAACGGGGTGCTGACCTTCCTGCGGGACCTCGTCATCATCTTCATCGCCGCGCTCCTGGTGTCCTTCCTGGTGAAGACCTTCCTGATCCGGTCCTTCTACATCCCCTCGGCATCGATGCAGGACACGCTGCAGATCAACGACCGCGTCATCGTCAACGAACTCGTCCCGGACACCGTCGGCCTGAAACGCGGCGACGTCGTCGTGTTCAAGGACCCGGGCGGTTGGCTCGACGGCGAGCAGCTGTCGAACGTCACCCCGACGTCCCCCATCGGCGAAGCCGCCGACTGGCTCCTCACCCAGGTCGGTCTGGGCACCGGTGACAGTGACGACCACCTCATCAAGCGTGTCATCGGGTTGCCCGGCGACACGGTGGCGTGCTGCAACGACCTCGGTCAGATGTCGGTCAACGGCGTGCCGATCACGGAGCCGTACCTGAAGCTCCCCGCCGGCGACACCCGCGCGTCGTCGACGGACTTCTCGGTCACCGTGCCGAAGGGCACGATCTGGGTGATGGGCGACAACCGGAACAACTCGCGGGACTCCCGCTACAACGGGGACACCCCCTCGAAGGGCTTCGTGCCGCTCTCCGACGTGACCGGTCGGGCGTTCGTCATCTCCTGGCCGATGAGCCGCTGGACGTGGCTCGACGACCACCCCGAGGTCTTCGCCGGCGTGGAGGAGCGGGACGAGTGA
- the map gene encoding type I methionyl aminopeptidase — protein MIELRTPAELDGLRVAGRFVADVLDALLETVDVGVNLLDLDRVAARMIADRGAESCYVDYHPSFGKSPFGRNLCTSVNDAALHGLPHDLVLQDGDLVSLDFAASVDGWVADSAVTVQVGTPRDEDQRLIATVEQCLAAGIAQAAPGNKLGDVSAAIGSVARGAGYDVNLQFGGHGVGRTMHGDPHVPNDGRPGRGMKLRAGLVVAIEPWLMQGTDELFQDDDGWTLRSVDGSRAAHVEHTVAVTDQGPEVLTLRRAQRDA, from the coding sequence ATGATCGAACTCCGCACCCCCGCCGAACTCGACGGACTGCGTGTCGCCGGCCGTTTCGTCGCTGATGTCCTCGACGCCCTCCTCGAGACCGTCGACGTCGGCGTGAACCTGCTCGACCTCGACCGTGTCGCCGCCCGGATGATCGCCGACCGTGGTGCGGAGAGCTGCTACGTCGACTACCACCCGTCGTTCGGCAAGTCGCCGTTCGGCAGGAACCTCTGCACGTCGGTGAACGACGCCGCGCTGCACGGACTGCCGCACGACCTCGTGCTGCAGGACGGGGACCTCGTCAGTCTCGACTTCGCCGCGAGCGTCGACGGCTGGGTCGCCGACTCGGCCGTCACCGTGCAGGTCGGGACGCCGCGTGACGAGGACCAGCGCCTCATCGCCACGGTGGAGCAGTGCCTCGCCGCCGGGATCGCCCAGGCCGCCCCCGGCAACAAGCTCGGTGACGTCTCGGCCGCGATCGGGTCGGTCGCGCGCGGGGCCGGCTACGACGTCAACCTGCAGTTCGGCGGGCACGGGGTCGGCCGCACCATGCACGGCGACCCGCACGTGCCGAACGACGGGCGCCCCGGACGCGGGATGAAGCTCCGCGCGGGGCTGGTCGTCGCGATCGAGCCGTGGCTGATGCAGGGCACGGACGAGCTGTTCCAGGACGACGACGGGTGGACTCTCCGGAGCGTCGACGGCTCGCGCGCCGCGCACGTCGAACACACGGTCGCCGTCACCGACCAGGGCCCCGAGGTCCTCACCCTCCGACGCGCCCAGCGGGACGCCTGA
- the rpsP gene encoding 30S ribosomal protein S16, producing MAVKIRLKRLGKIRAPYYRIVVADSRTKRDGRVIEEIGKYHPTEEPSFIEVQSERAQYWLSVGAQPTEQVAALLKLTGDWAKFKGEKDTESKVKVREPKPAFTVDSSKKAVLKPKSEKTAPAAPAADETADETTEA from the coding sequence GTGGCTGTCAAGATCCGTCTCAAGCGTCTCGGTAAGATCCGAGCGCCGTACTACCGCATCGTCGTCGCCGACTCGCGCACCAAGCGCGACGGTCGTGTGATCGAGGAGATCGGCAAGTACCACCCCACCGAGGAGCCCTCGTTCATCGAGGTCCAGTCCGAGCGTGCGCAGTACTGGCTCAGCGTCGGCGCGCAGCCGACCGAGCAGGTCGCCGCGCTCCTCAAGCTGACCGGTGACTGGGCCAAGTTCAAGGGCGAGAAGGACACCGAGTCCAAGGTCAAGGTCCGCGAGCCGAAGCCGGCCTTCACGGTCGACAGCTCGAAGAAGGCCGTCCTCAAGCCGAAGTCGGAGAAGACGGCTCCCGCCGCTCCGGCCGCGGACGAGACCGCCGACGAGACGACCGAGGCGTAG
- a CDS encoding M23 family metallopeptidase yields the protein MVTVVRGAAIAPDDGMWVGAGGRGFVRALATWCGVVVLVALAVVSAVVGVGSGAPSTAVAATSGAPAGAPSRAHGSHPTSPAVTAAASRWSWPTSRHVVWRPWDAPATDYGPGHRGVDVVAAPGTAVSAPGAGTVAFAGSVGGRQVVTIDHGGGLVSTLDPVRPSVRKGDQVDRGDPVGVVTAGHCPPETPCLHLGARVDGRYVDPLPFLPPPRWPVLLPEGVLPEGVLPGAAHPRPAR from the coding sequence ATGGTGACGGTGGTGCGTGGGGCGGCGATCGCTCCGGACGACGGGATGTGGGTCGGCGCGGGAGGGCGCGGGTTCGTCCGCGCCCTGGCGACGTGGTGCGGGGTGGTGGTGCTGGTGGCCCTCGCGGTCGTGAGCGCGGTGGTCGGGGTGGGGTCGGGTGCGCCGAGCACGGCCGTCGCGGCGACCTCCGGCGCTCCCGCCGGGGCACCGTCGAGGGCCCACGGCTCGCACCCGACGTCGCCGGCGGTCACCGCCGCGGCCTCGCGGTGGTCGTGGCCGACCAGCCGACACGTCGTGTGGCGGCCGTGGGACGCCCCCGCGACGGACTACGGACCCGGTCACCGCGGCGTCGACGTCGTCGCCGCCCCTGGCACCGCCGTGTCCGCCCCTGGTGCGGGGACCGTGGCGTTCGCCGGATCGGTCGGCGGTCGGCAGGTCGTGACCATCGACCACGGCGGCGGGCTGGTGAGCACGCTCGACCCGGTGCGCCCATCGGTCCGGAAGGGTGACCAGGTCGACCGCGGCGATCCGGTCGGGGTCGTCACCGCCGGGCACTGCCCGCCGGAGACTCCGTGCCTGCACCTCGGTGCTCGCGTCGACGGGCGGTACGTCGATCCGCTCCCGTTCCTCCCACCGCCCCGCTGGCCGGTCCTGCTCCCCGAGGGCGTGCTGCCCGAGGGCGTGCTGCCCGGGGCAGCTCATCCGCGGCCGGCTCGCTGA
- a CDS encoding YraN family protein, which produces MHSCTGRSFCSSVHRSAAAAPSNPDADHGGSMTNRVDLRDATDPRKTTGNTGEDHAVEWLVRHGFAIIDRNWRCARGELDIVARDGDTIVFVEVKTRTGQTTGHPLEAVTPRKLGRIRGLVPAWFHAHREQTARAIRIDCIAVTIVAGHVAIEHVEAVG; this is translated from the coding sequence ATGCATTCCTGCACAGGACGGTCGTTCTGCTCTTCCGTCCACAGATCGGCTGCAGCTGCTCCGTCGAATCCTGACGCAGATCATGGTGGCTCCATGACGAATCGCGTAGATCTCCGAGACGCAACCGATCCCCGGAAGACGACGGGGAACACCGGTGAAGACCATGCCGTGGAATGGCTCGTCCGGCACGGGTTCGCGATCATCGACCGGAACTGGCGATGTGCCCGCGGCGAACTCGACATCGTTGCCCGGGACGGCGACACCATCGTCTTCGTCGAGGTGAAGACCCGGACCGGACAGACGACCGGGCACCCGCTCGAAGCCGTCACGCCACGGAAACTCGGACGCATCCGAGGGCTCGTCCCCGCCTGGTTCCACGCGCACCGCGAGCAGACAGCGCGCGCGATCCGCATCGACTGCATCGCGGTGACGATCGTGGCGGGCCACGTCGCGATCGAACACGTCGAGGCAGTCGGATGA
- a CDS encoding YifB family Mg chelatase-like AAA ATPase, whose amino-acid sequence MSDIGRTSAVALVGVQGSLVEVEAHLTSQLPTFSIIGLPDTSLGEARERVRSAAAVADCPLPARRITVNLTPASVPKRGSGFDLAIAMAVLAAAGTAPGADRRIVYVGELGLDGRVRPVPGIIPVVLAAREAGMDRVVLPVGNLAEAQAVPGVALSGVDSLRSAAIDAGADLPAGFVDPVLTPVPGVDDPPPLELADVVGNAVGVRAVIAAAAGGHHVLLLGPPGAGKTMLAERLPALLPDLDDDAALEVAAVRSVAGHGARSWTRRPPWEAPHHSASAAALIGGGTGQLRPGAVSRATRGVLFLDEATEFPRVVLDALRQPLEAGRITVHRAGGSADFPARCQLVLAANPCPCGNAGSIGGPPCTCPPSAVRRYLGRLSGPLLDRIDIRVAVPRVTTGTLRASDGTAPSTEAARRTIAEARERMRARLRGTGWTRNAEVTGPWLRTDGRAAPGASDLLDRGLDLGTLTMRGWDRVMRLAWTMADLAGDDRPERGHVERALALRTAL is encoded by the coding sequence ATGAGCGACATCGGGCGGACGTCCGCCGTCGCTCTGGTGGGGGTGCAGGGGAGCCTGGTCGAGGTCGAAGCCCACCTGACCAGCCAGCTGCCGACCTTCAGCATCATCGGTCTCCCCGACACGTCGCTCGGAGAAGCCCGCGAGCGCGTCCGGTCGGCAGCAGCCGTGGCGGACTGCCCGCTGCCGGCCCGTCGGATCACGGTCAACCTCACCCCGGCCAGCGTTCCGAAGCGCGGATCCGGGTTCGACCTGGCGATCGCGATGGCCGTGCTCGCCGCCGCCGGGACCGCTCCCGGTGCCGACCGACGCATCGTGTACGTCGGTGAGCTCGGCCTCGACGGCCGGGTCCGTCCGGTGCCCGGCATCATCCCGGTCGTGCTGGCAGCGCGAGAAGCCGGCATGGACCGGGTGGTCCTCCCTGTCGGGAACCTCGCGGAGGCGCAGGCCGTCCCGGGTGTGGCGTTGAGCGGTGTCGATTCGCTGCGCTCCGCAGCCATCGACGCGGGAGCAGACCTCCCGGCCGGGTTCGTCGACCCGGTCCTGACGCCGGTCCCCGGCGTCGACGACCCACCCCCGCTCGAACTCGCCGACGTGGTCGGCAACGCCGTCGGCGTCCGAGCCGTCATCGCAGCAGCGGCCGGGGGACACCACGTCCTGCTGCTCGGACCGCCGGGTGCCGGCAAGACGATGCTCGCCGAGCGGCTCCCGGCCCTGCTGCCCGACCTCGACGACGACGCCGCGCTCGAGGTCGCTGCGGTCCGGTCCGTCGCCGGCCACGGAGCACGTTCGTGGACCCGCCGCCCGCCGTGGGAAGCTCCGCACCACTCAGCATCCGCTGCAGCGCTCATCGGAGGTGGGACCGGGCAGCTCCGACCCGGAGCAGTGTCGCGGGCGACCCGGGGCGTGCTGTTCCTCGACGAGGCCACGGAGTTCCCGCGGGTCGTCCTCGACGCGCTCCGGCAGCCGCTGGAAGCCGGGCGGATCACCGTCCACCGCGCCGGTGGATCGGCTGACTTCCCCGCCCGGTGTCAGCTCGTGCTCGCTGCCAACCCCTGCCCGTGCGGGAACGCCGGGTCGATCGGCGGGCCACCGTGCACCTGTCCGCCCAGTGCTGTCCGGAGGTACCTCGGCCGGTTGTCCGGGCCGTTGCTCGACCGCATCGACATCCGTGTGGCAGTACCTCGGGTGACGACCGGGACACTCCGTGCGAGCGACGGGACGGCCCCGAGCACCGAGGCAGCCAGGCGGACGATCGCCGAGGCCCGGGAACGCATGCGGGCGAGGCTCCGCGGGACCGGATGGACCAGGAACGCCGAGGTCACCGGTCCGTGGTTGCGCACGGACGGCCGAGCGGCTCCGGGGGCCTCCGACCTGCTCGACCGCGGACTCGACCTCGGCACGCTGACGATGCGCGGCTGGGACCGCGTCATGCGCCTGGCGTGGACGATGGCGGACCTCGCGGGCGATGACCGGCCCGAGCGCGGTCACGTCGAGCGGGCACTCGCGTTGCGGACCGCGCTGTGA
- a CDS encoding ribonuclease HII: MTPVRPSLRVEKSLFAAGRVTVIGVDEVGRGAIAGPVGVGVAAVTVDVRRVPQGLADSKLLTQARRTALVPAVTRWARTAVGMASAEVVDDQGIVAALGLAGARALTTLVDDGVSLEGAVVVLDGSFDWLSRALPPEHRPLDVQVRIKADRDCASVAAASVVAKVARDDLMTAAHDDAPHYAWASNKGYGSTAHYDAIRAVGPHALHRKTWLHAASSVALEGFDELDRVVG, translated from the coding sequence GTGACCCCGGTCCGTCCGTCCCTGCGGGTCGAGAAGTCGTTGTTCGCCGCTGGCCGGGTCACGGTGATCGGTGTCGACGAGGTCGGCCGCGGAGCGATCGCGGGCCCGGTCGGCGTCGGGGTGGCAGCAGTGACCGTCGACGTCCGGCGCGTGCCACAGGGGCTCGCGGACTCGAAGCTCCTGACGCAGGCGAGGCGCACGGCGCTCGTCCCGGCGGTCACCCGCTGGGCCCGGACCGCGGTCGGGATGGCGTCGGCCGAGGTCGTGGACGACCAGGGCATCGTGGCGGCGCTCGGGCTGGCCGGCGCCCGAGCCCTCACGACCCTCGTCGACGACGGTGTCTCGCTCGAGGGGGCCGTGGTGGTGCTCGACGGGTCGTTCGACTGGCTCTCGCGAGCACTGCCGCCGGAACACCGCCCGTTGGACGTGCAGGTGCGGATCAAGGCGGACCGCGACTGCGCATCCGTCGCCGCGGCCTCCGTCGTCGCCAAGGTGGCCCGGGACGACCTGATGACCGCCGCGCACGACGATGCTCCGCACTACGCCTGGGCGTCGAACAAGGGCTACGGCTCGACGGCCCACTACGACGCGATCCGAGCGGTCGGACCGCACGCGCTGCACCGGAAGACGTGGTTGCACGCGGCGTCGAGCGTCGCCCTGGAGGGCTTCGACGAACTGGACCGGGTCGTCGGCTGA
- the trmD gene encoding tRNA (guanosine(37)-N1)-methyltransferase TrmD translates to MRIDIVTIFPEFFGVLDVSLLGRARQGGLLDLHVHDLRSWTTDRHRTVDDTPYGGGAGMVMKPEPWAQALDALLRPDGSSTLVVPTPAGTPFRQTIARSLAEHEHLVFACGRYEGIDARVFEWAATRSTVVELSLGDYVLNGGEVAAMAMIEAVGRLVPGVVGNPESLVEESHEDGLLEYPSYTKPASWRGLDVPDVLLSGHHARVASWRHEQQVERTRRVRPDLLPD, encoded by the coding sequence GTGCGGATCGACATCGTCACGATCTTCCCGGAGTTCTTCGGGGTGCTCGACGTCTCCCTGCTCGGCAGGGCACGGCAGGGTGGCCTGCTGGACCTGCACGTGCACGACCTCCGTTCGTGGACGACCGACCGGCATCGCACCGTCGACGACACCCCGTACGGTGGTGGTGCCGGCATGGTGATGAAGCCGGAACCGTGGGCTCAGGCCCTCGACGCCCTGCTCCGTCCCGACGGGTCGTCGACCCTCGTCGTCCCGACGCCCGCCGGGACCCCGTTCCGGCAGACCATCGCCCGGTCCCTCGCCGAGCACGAGCACCTCGTGTTCGCCTGCGGCCGGTACGAGGGGATCGACGCCCGCGTGTTCGAGTGGGCCGCGACGCGCAGCACCGTCGTCGAGCTCTCCCTCGGGGACTACGTGCTGAACGGCGGCGAGGTCGCCGCGATGGCCATGATCGAGGCCGTCGGACGGCTCGTCCCGGGCGTCGTCGGCAACCCCGAGTCACTCGTGGAGGAGTCCCACGAGGACGGCCTGCTCGAGTACCCCTCGTACACGAAGCCGGCATCGTGGCGTGGCCTCGACGTGCCCGACGTGCTGCTCAGCGGACACCACGCGCGCGTCGCCTCCTGGCGGCACGAGCAGCAGGTGGAGCGGACGCGGCGCGTCCGGCCGGACCTGCTGCCGGACTGA
- the rimM gene encoding ribosome maturation factor RimM (Essential for efficient processing of 16S rRNA), which yields MGRITKAHGLKGGIKLELYTDDPDRRFTPGAVFTLQVPDDSPWSGKTIALDELRWYNGHPVAFFAGVADRSAAETLARAILWVEQDTEEGTGEDDAWYDHQLVGLTVLRDGVAVGTVARVDHLPAQDLLAVATADRGEVLVPFVSAIVPAVDLDAGTVTVTPPTGLFEDPEDTSRPETVTPPAPED from the coding sequence GTGGGTCGCATCACGAAGGCGCACGGGCTCAAGGGCGGTATCAAGCTCGAGCTCTACACCGACGACCCGGATCGTCGGTTCACGCCGGGAGCGGTCTTCACGCTCCAGGTCCCCGACGACTCTCCGTGGTCGGGGAAGACCATCGCGCTCGACGAGTTGCGCTGGTACAACGGTCATCCCGTCGCGTTCTTCGCCGGAGTCGCCGACCGGAGCGCCGCCGAGACCCTCGCGCGGGCGATCCTCTGGGTCGAGCAGGACACCGAGGAAGGCACCGGCGAGGACGACGCCTGGTACGACCACCAGCTGGTCGGCCTCACGGTCCTCCGCGACGGCGTCGCGGTCGGTACGGTCGCGCGTGTCGACCACCTGCCGGCGCAGGACCTGCTCGCCGTGGCCACGGCCGACCGCGGCGAGGTCCTCGTGCCGTTCGTCTCGGCGATCGTGCCCGCGGTCGACCTGGACGCGGGCACCGTCACGGTGACGCCGCCCACGGGTCTGTTCGAGGACCCGGAGGACACGAGCCGTCCCGAGACCGTCACGCCTCCCGCTCCCGAGGACTGA
- a CDS encoding tyrosine recombinase XerC — MVFLDHVRHARGLSEQTVRAYRADLEDLVAFAAGRQVERVDGITLELLRDWLWTANERGLARSTIARRSASVRAFTRWASESGVLAADPGVRLRAPKGAAHLPRVVAQDQVRLLLDGLAARAVGDDPGALRDRAAVELLYAAGVRVSELVGLDVADVDRTRLTVRVSGKGGKERVVPFGVPARDAIEAWLERGRPALLAPGAAQTPPDAARRPSATDALFLGDRGSRLGTRSAYRLVARLLGSLPGEGPSGPHTFRHTAATHLLDGGADLRAVQEMLGHASLGTTQIYTHVSSARLREVYRTAHPRA; from the coding sequence GTGGTGTTCCTCGACCACGTGCGACATGCTCGGGGGCTCAGCGAGCAGACCGTCCGGGCGTACCGCGCCGACCTCGAGGACCTCGTCGCCTTCGCAGCTGGACGGCAGGTCGAGCGGGTCGACGGCATCACCCTCGAGCTGCTCCGTGACTGGCTCTGGACGGCGAACGAGCGAGGCCTCGCTCGGTCGACGATCGCCCGTCGGAGTGCTTCGGTCCGCGCGTTCACGCGGTGGGCGAGTGAGTCCGGCGTGCTCGCGGCGGATCCCGGGGTGCGGCTCCGAGCACCGAAGGGCGCCGCACACCTGCCGCGTGTGGTCGCACAGGACCAGGTCCGGCTCCTGCTCGACGGACTGGCTGCCCGGGCCGTCGGGGACGACCCCGGTGCCCTCCGCGACCGAGCGGCCGTCGAACTGCTCTACGCCGCCGGAGTCCGGGTGAGCGAGCTCGTCGGCTTGGACGTGGCGGACGTCGACCGGACGCGCTTGACCGTGCGCGTGTCGGGCAAGGGTGGGAAGGAGCGCGTGGTGCCGTTCGGGGTGCCGGCACGTGACGCGATCGAGGCGTGGCTCGAGCGCGGTCGGCCGGCGCTCCTCGCTCCGGGCGCGGCGCAGACCCCTCCCGACGCCGCTCGGCGTCCCTCGGCCACGGACGCCCTGTTCCTCGGCGACCGGGGATCCCGTCTCGGCACGCGGAGCGCCTACCGACTCGTGGCCAGGCTCCTCGGGTCGCTCCCGGGCGAGGGACCGAGCGGACCGCACACCTTCCGACACACGGCGGCCACGCACCTGTTGGACGGGGGAGCCGACCTCCGTGCCGTGCAGGAGATGCTCGGGCACGCGAGCCTCGGGACCACGCAGATCTACACGCACGTGTCGTCCGCCCGGTTGCGGGAGGTCTACCGGACAGCGCACCCCCGCGCCTGA